Within the Telopea speciosissima isolate NSW1024214 ecotype Mountain lineage chromosome 4, Tspe_v1, whole genome shotgun sequence genome, the region TCGAGAGAAGATGGAGATTGGTCACTTCCAACGGTCCAAAACCCCAACTACAGTAGATTTTTGATAAAATTGTGGAGAGTGTAATCTCTTGTACCAACAAAGATGATAAGCGGTTCTGGGCTCACACAAGTACTGGGTTTTTTTCGGTAAAATCTGCCTGGGAAGCCACTAGAGTAAAGGCAGCAAAATCGAGCTGGGTTTTGGAGGTTTGGGATCGAGATCTCCTCCCTAGAACATCCATTTTTGGCTGGCGATTAGTGCATGATGCTCTCCCAACTGATCACAATGTGAGGCGTAAAACTGTTCCTATAGTTTCTCGATGTGACCTTGGTTTTGCAGCTTGTGATTCCAGCCAGCATCTCTTCTTGGAGTGCTCTTTTTCTATCCATGTTTGGAGGGAGATTATGTATGGTTTCAACCAAGCATGGAGAGGATTCCCTACAATTGAAAGACTTTTCTCATGGTGGGCGCAGGAAGATCAAGGTGGTTCCTCTACCTCGAGCATGGAaagttcttcttgttgttgGTTGCAAGTATTTATGGTAGGAAGCGAAGCAGGAAGACGATATGAAAACCAACAGAGAACACCATCTCAAGTGGTCAAATTATGTCGATTGAAATGGTGGAATGCACAAGGGCCAAAGGAGCGGTAATTCACTCAGTCCAAGAGCTCATATTGGCACGAGCTCTCAAGGTTGCGCAGACAACAACCCCTCCCAAGATCATTAGGGAAGTAAAATGGAAACACCCCTCTTAAACTCGGTGGAAACGAATATTGATGGGTCCTCTTTAGGTAACCCGGGATCAATTGGGGCAGGAGGCATTTTTAGAAACCACCTTGGAATAGTCAAGAAATGCTTTGCGGTTTACCTCGAGACAGGCACAAATTTAGAGTGAGATGGGCGCTTTCTCTCACGGCATCAAGATAGCTAGCACTTTGAAACCGGAAAAGCTGTGGATTGAAAGCGACTCTCAAGCTGCAGTGGCGGCAATACTTTCGAGAGAATTTACCATGGAATCTTTTGCAAGAATGGTGGACAGCAAAGTCTTTCCTAGACTCTATTCAATGGCGGGTCACACACTGCTACAGGGAGGCAAACTCAACAGCGGACGCCCTCGCCAACTTGGCAGCCAAGAGGAAAACAACATGTTATTGGAACTCTACTCCAAGCTTCATTGCTAACAACATTGGGGGGATGCTCTTGGGCAACCTAACTATAGATTTCAGTAATGTGTTGAGTCATTAGTATGCCAGGATCTTTTGAATCGctggttttttcccctttggcTGGTTAAAGGCTATTAGCTGTACTATTTATGTTTCATATTAATACAAATTGCTGAccattagcaaaaaaaaaaaagcattgttagaaatcattttctttattcataacctcatactcattgataaCAATTCCCATTACAACCATAAATCTTCTCATTAATATTTAAATCAATTTACCTATTCATAACGTCATgctcattatttttttatcgaTTTGATTTTTGGTCTAGTTATCGGTTTGTTCAGTGCGATCCGATTTTCAACCGGTCCCGTCATACCTCAAGCTAAAACCAATCTGATAAGGATTGGTTCGGTTCGGTCCAAATTATGTCGGTCGATTTTAGCAATTCGAGTTatgttttgacacccctaatctaTGCAATAAAGGAACCAATATTTGTTTAgcttataaataaaaaaatcaatatttttttggagggtAAGAAGCCAGTCTATTCGAAAAGGTGAGATACACTCATGCCCTCAGAAAGGTAGAGatcggaagaaaaaaaaaatcaatatttttcTCGAGGCCAAAATAAGtactaaaataattaaaaattgaGCTCAAAATTTTAGAGGGTTATAGGAATAGCAGTTCaatataattaattttataagAGACCTGCTCCAACTAGGTGGACTTGAGCTTTGGatcggaagaaaaaaaaatcaatatttttcTTAAGGCCAAAATAAGtactaaaataattaaaaattgaGCTCAAGATTTTAGAGGGTTATAGGAATAGCATTTcaatataattaaatttataagAGATCTGCTTCAGCTAGGTGGACTTGAGCTTCTAGTTGACGTTTAGAACATTCGTAAACCCGATGCCCTTGGTTTCTACAACTAAAACTTTTTAGCATGGTTCGTAATCAAGACCTAATCcttgaaatttgtttttgaagaCGTTCAAATACCTCGTTCCTTGTCCTTGCCGAGTCCAACGGGACAtcaaggggagagagagagagagagagagcattttAAACCAAGGGAATCACTAAACATCACTAATTCAATAATGACTATGATCATTTACAATTTGGAATCATTCATTTGATGAAGGTTCAAACTTCAAATGAATGATTTCAATCTGATTGGAAAAATTAATATTACGTCCTCCATCTGATGGATTGGATCCTCTATCAATTGGGGAGTGGGAATACCGGTGTCACACCAGTGTTtccaccatggtttgaggtatcggtatcagacACGGTTTTGAAAGTGAaacagtaaaaaaataaaaaacatattttaaagaaaattagAGGTAAATTCACCCGATACAGCTGATCCATGTCGTATTGGTTTGGGATCCCTAttggttttgaaggtgatcgtTACCCGATCCGATATGTACTCTAAAACCATGTATGACCCAGTCTTTTTTTCTCGAACTCGACAACATGGGATTTAACACATTTCATGTGTCGAGCTTTCAGTCTTGAACTGCATCGCACCACATATTTAGGGAATCAGAGaggattttttgaaattttttttggacaaaatTAATTATTGAGGTTGATTAATTGGTGGGAATCAAGTTACACAGATCGATTCGGTTCACTCTCCAGTTTAAGGATATGTTAGCTTAACCCGTTGTGGTTCTAAGTTTTAAGGTCAGGATAGTATTATATATACTTTATTCTGGGTTCTCACAACATGCATTCTATTCTTTTCAACTTCACCACAAAACTAAAAGAGCTAACAAGGAGGTTTGAGGTGATGTGGAAGATCCACAACCAAGAAGGAGAAATTCATTGGAAACTGCATCAAATCTTCTCCAACGTACTGCGGTGCAAGGTATGTCTCCATTCACCGATATTTATTTGATTCGTATTCTAGTTCTTGTATGTGAAAAACCCCAATTTAGATTTTACATTGAGGGATCACCTCTGATaaaaatcttcttcaattccttaaaAGCGCAATGTGATGCAGTTTGGAGTGAAGATGTCGACACATGGCAACTCAGACATCCAATGATGCCAAGCttgagaagaagacaaaaaacaaagaagtcaATGAATTCGATCCGTTAGATGTCttaatatttctatttttttttaaagtaataaCATAATCACCTATGATCGGCTTCCCTTCCGAACTATTGATTCTGTTATGATTATGTATTTCCAGTCATTTACAACTTACTCATTTCCATTTATCTAACTGATACCGACTGGGACTAGATACATTTCATCTGTTtgattggtttttatttttttattaaatgttATGAACTATATGCAAGTTGGGCTAGGTACTCAACTACAGATCATGGTGGTTTGAGGAATTTGTATCGGATCGGTGGATCGGTATGGACAGGGGTAAAGTTATAAAATAAATTCAGTTTTTTCAAAGGAAACATTGGTATATCTGTTTGATCCGGACCGTTATGGGTCGATCCAAATCGATATTGATCAATACCGATACCAATTATTAAAACCTTGCTACATAAATGATTCCATAATTTTCAACCCCAATATGCACAAAGGAGAATTTAGACATGATacttaataaataatttgaaggCCAAATGATCCGGTGCCTAACACCTCCCCGCGTCCGCAACCTAACACTTAACGTAAATTCTTGTTTTGACCATTTCATTGAGAGTTAAtctatttttaaaaagaaaaaagaaatttgtgGATCCTAAACCCAGATCTAGATGGTGACTCTTTTATCACTTCTCTCCCAAGAAATTGACCTAATAGTACCTCTCTCTCCATTGCAAGAGAGGATCGGGTAGACAAACATCTGTTGTATTCACACATACTACCTTGGAAGTAATTTTTCCAAACAAAAATTTgagctttattttttttataatgaaaatatAAACATCTCATTAATTATGGCCAAAAAAGAAGATGCCCAAAATTTTTTATGGGAATGAAAAGCTGGGAAGGAAAAAGATCAATCCATAGAGCATACAAAGTGTTTGCACCTCAAATCTCAAGAGAGTACGCACAGATAAAGAGGTTTAAgaaagaatgcaagaagagtcTTTCGACCATCTTATCCATTTTCTATGtgcggatttttttttcttcttgattatATCTAGCTCATTGAAACTTTCAAAGATCATGGATTCAAATATTTATAAACCAACCTAAAGGAATATTAATTTCAAATAATTTATGTACATGACAAGTAtatttgaataattttttttggcatgTTGATCCATTAAATGTAAAAgaaaagggggtgggggaaatgtcaaaaaaaattacaataacaaataaacaaataaaaataaatgctcgCACCAGATTAAAATTACATCAATAAAGCAATAAGTTCTAATGTAAATGTGTTGAGTTTCCCCAATATAATTACAAGATcaatatatgtatgtatatatatatatatgcataaaaATAGTCAATAAAGCAATAAGTACGTTCTAATGTGAATGTATTGGGTTTTCCCCATATAATTACAAGACCaatatataaatgcataaaaataaGCAAACCCTCCACCTTTCTCTGCAACAATATATAGTAAGATGGCACTTTGTCTTTGGGACCCTGAATAAGCCTACCAAACATGTAAAATGGATAAAAATCAGACAAAATTAGTTGAACAACTAAAGTAAACTCAGTTATACATAAAAGAGAATATGCTGACAAAATTATGTcataagtaaaaaaataaagtaaaaaaaaaatgcttccttcagataaaaaaaaagaatagtaaTTTGGGGGAAATTATGTATCTACATATGAAGAATCAATACAACTCAATGTTCATTGggttcccataaaaaaaaaaacactcaatgTTCATTGGGGAAATCATCATAAGCTTtgttataatattatatatatatatatatattaaataggTAGAACCCAAGAAAAGTTGTACTTGTGACCTCTTAATTGTAAGGTGTTGGTATGTCTTTACCAAGTGAGATACTCCTTCGGCGAAAAAGTTATTGTAAATATCAAATGTTCACAATTTTAATATGCACCTATTTTGTTGGCTATAGTATAAAACTCAATGTATTGTAGTAAAAACCAAGGTTATAGGTATTGAAATTGGTGGTCGTATCACACACCACcgatatcgatacgatatgatTCGATACTGATCAGGCCATATCAGTCCATATTTGAtgtaaattaaaaaatgaacCACTTTTTTACTGATTTCCTAATCTATATGGGCATCTGGTAACAGTCATAACGATACATATCGATTGATACattgatacgataccaatacttagaaccatggtaaCAACATAAATGTTTTTTCGTTAGTTTTAACTTATTTTAGAAAAATTAGATATTTGAAATCTACCCTTCAGgttatattatttctttttctgcaGTTATTTTTAGATGAAAATATTATTCATGtaaaatgattttcttttatttttcaatgtCATATTTTTGTATTGTACAACGAAAAAATGCTATTttacacaaaaaagaaaaaaaaaaaaattctcctaCTTTATCACCTAGAAAGAGATGGGGAGTCTCAAGAGGGAAAACAAAAACGACCCAAGAAGGATAATAGAAAATATACCAATGGACTAATTTAGAAAAATTTCGGAATGGACATGGGTGTCAACAAGGATGGATGATCAGGTTGGGTAAGCACATTAACCTTGAGATTCCACCCTAAGTTTTGGGCAAAAGATGAGGCTTTATTAACTACCTGTATCCCATggcaaaattttcttttacccAGCGGATATATATAAGGGTAAGGAGGGTAAAAGCCTATAAAACATGTAATATCtcataaatatttaaaattttcaactctAAAATCTAGTAAACAGTAAATATATTACATAAAATTTTAACAAACAGACACAAATTGATAAATGAGTGAACAACAACCTTATCAGTTTCACACACACTTATAGCTAAGCCAATAAGAATTTCCCACCCCCATTTTCTTATTGGGGAATATAAAACATTAGCTTCACCGTACAAAGAAGTGACCAGTCTTAGATACAAATTGAACTAGCTTaggattttgagagagagagagagagttttgagAGGTATATATGACTATTGTGTTCAATTACATCCTTATggatgtttttattttttcttttccataaaaggctctgtttgttttggCGTAAAATTGTACATGGAAAATTTTCAACGGTAAATTTTACttcgtaaatgtaaaattttacatgttgaaagtTTTATAATGtatgtttccataaaaaaacaaacgtTGCAACATTTTCCAACATTTAAAAGTTtacatctaatttttttttgaagtgaaaattttcatgtaaGGTAAAATTTTACACTGAAACAAACGGAGGAAAAAAACAAACGAGACTATTGCAATATATAAAAGATTACCTCAACGACAAACCATGCATGAAGCAGGCAACTTTAGACATTATTATTGTCATCAACATGTAACAAATTGCATCATTTGCATTTTCACTAGAGTGATGTGTTCGGCAATTTAAAGAGAATTGACATAAATATACCAAAaggccaaaacaaaaaaaacaaaaaaaaacatcttcAAAAGGTAGAGAGAAGTGAAAGCTTACATGGCTTAACAACCTCTCTGTTGCAACTCCCGAATCTACAGCTTTCCTAGCTAAGAGAACCATGCCGGGCGTCTGCTTAAAAATTCAACCTGTTGGATGGTACTAAATTAAACAAATGGACTTTTTGTTGTGCTACACACTGAGTGCAAAACTGGAAATATTTATTTTCACTATATATTGTttttgagagagggagagggacaGAGAGTATTGTTGATGCAAATAAATTAGAACCATCATGTTCTTCTAGAATTAATGAAGGAGACAAGAAATTATTAATGAATGAAGGATAGAATAAAactacatacatacatacataaacATACCTTCACCCTTTCTTGAAGGTGCAGCTCGTCACTAATTGGTTCATTCCACTCCAAATCATTGAACCATGTTTCTTCTGTTTCGATCCCCCTTAGTCTTGGTGTGCTGCTCCTTGCTGGACTTACGACGACAGGGAGCCTTTTCAAATTGGGGCACCCGTAAATGGACAATCTTTCACAGGCAGGGAAATAATTATGGAGTACTGATCCCACCCCTCGGCATACCCCCGAGAAGTTTGGCAACTCGATCAATTGTAGAACCCTTAATCGAGGAAGCACCACCTTGCTGCTCTTGTTTTCTCCATCATcatcagtagtagtagtagtagtagtaccactactactactactactactactactactcttCATAAATATTTCCTCTAAAGCAGGGCAGtcataaattttaatttcttctagTTGTGAGAGACCTTGATCAGCCACCATAATCATTTGAAAGATATGCTTCAAACGGGAACAATCTCCAATACGTAGTCTCCTTAGATTGGGAAGCAGGACCGAAGTCTTCTTCTCCGCCTTGTTTtcctttgtcatcatcatcatcatcctgcCCTATTATTTCCTCTGCACCGGAGTTGTACCAAATTCTTAGCTCTTCTAGCTGTACGAGACCTTGTGCGATATTCACTGGAAGGATTGGAATCAACATATTACAATTGTAAATATCCAGGACCCTCAGGTTCTCCAAGCTGATCTCCTTCAGAGAAGGCGGCCCATGGCagattttcttcaagttctctAGTGAGCCTAATATTAATTCTTCCAACCTGTTGAATGGGACTGTTTCTTCtacctgatgatgatgatcagcAGTGCTCAAAATATGCTCCAGATCTTCGCATCTTTCAATGGTGAGAGACCGCAAGTTGTTTAGATGAGTACCCTCTCCAATAACTCCTCCTGGATAAATGTTCTTCGGACCATTGCAATCTAAGATAAATAGCTCCTCTGTTCGTCCCAACAACTTCTCAACCCATTTGGAAAGTATGGGGGTTGTTATACCGTTTAAAGACATTCTTGTGTCATATttagtttgatctggaactgcCACCATTGCATCTCCCAAGGATATGAAAAATCGTGTTAGGTTTTTCCAAGGCAACGGAATGACTGAATTGATGAGACGTTCCATGTTTGATACCCCAAGTTCAAGGGTTGTCAAACTAGCTAAGGATGCCACCTCACACAAACAAGCAACCGCAGTTCTATCTGACGATCCTTCTTCACCCTCCCACTTATCAAAGCTATACTTCAGGTTGAGTTCTTCTAAGCGAGATAACCTTGACAGAACTGTTGGGGGAATAATCAAGTCGAGGTTTTCTGACAAATCCAAGGACTTGAGATTTGTCAATTCCCCCATTTCTTGTGGCAAAGTCCTTACGTGTAAACTACAAACATTAAGTATTTCAAgattcttcatgttcccaagCAACGACACATCTAAATAATAACCTGGACTTTCTGACCAGTAACATGGGGAATTTAGAATTAACACTCGAAGCTCCCTTAACCATGAGAATGACAATGATGGTGCACGAATGCGTATCCCTCCAAGATCTAGAACTTTGAGCGACATCATACCCTCAAAACATCTAGCCGGGATTTCCATCAAACCTGCATTATCTCGTAATGATAAGGTCATGAGTTGGGCGCAACCCATTTGTTCAGGGAGTTTACCGATTCCATTTCCCATCAGTGAGAGTCGCTTGCATTTTCTCAGGTTTTTCATATCTGGCCACTGCTCCAGCCCTCTTCTAGCTTTTACAACAAAGCCATGTTCTTCCTGTGATGCAATCCATATGGCCACATCTCGTACAATATCGTGCATCTTAACACCTTTCAACCGAAAATAATCTCCCCTTTTTTCATCAACATTTAACAACAAGCATGACCTTTTAAGCATGTCAAGCACTGTATGCAACCTAAACCTTGCTTCTTTAAGGGTTTCAATATCTTTAAATACCTCCTCACCCCACACATAAGGAAACAATGCATCTTCAGAAATAACAGAATCTTCCGGAAATAAACAACACAACAAGAAGCAATATTGTATTTCCTCATTTTCAAGATAATCATAACTCAATTTTATGGAAGAGAATACTCTTTCTTCCATACCTGGAATTGTCGATGAGGAGATGGTCGACTTCTTCAGTTGGGTAACTGCATTTTTCCATATCATCAGGTCCTTATCTCGCAAGGCCCTTCCAACTGTAACAAGTGCCACTGGCAAACCCCCACATCCTCTAACAACTTCACGAGCCACCTCATGCAGCTCTGGAGAGTCCACACGATCACTTCCTGCACTCCCCCTAAATAGCTGCCATGCATCTGCTTCTGGTAACACCTTCAATTCAACATTGTATTGGGTCCGCATTTGATTACACACTTCTTGGCTTCTTGTTGTGATAATAATGCTGCAACTGCATCCCTTTCCATCATTAATGCCTTTGCCGAATCTGTCTACATAATAGGGAATTCCAGCCTCGGTTAATGACAGTGGTTTCCATAGATCATCCAAGATTATGAGGATTCGCTTTTCTTGTTCCAGTCTATTCAACAAACGGCTTGCTCTTACAGATTCGCTCGCCTCCTCGAATTTGAAACCCAAGTTCTCCGCAATTTCGCGTTGAATCTCCGTCAAAATGCAGTTTTGAGACACGGTGACCATCACAACCCGATCAAAGAGCCTCTTGTCTTTCAGGAATTCCTTGGCCATTTCTTTCATCAAGGTCGTCTTTCCGACGCCGCCCATTCCATAAACTCCGACCAAGTTGAACTTCTTGTCCTCCATTAGTGCCTCCATAATTTGCTTCTTGGCTGATTTGGTTGGCTCATAAAACTGGAAATCAAGCGTTGATGATGACATGGATTCAATAACACaaggaggtggaggaggagtTGAAACGGCGCCATTAAATAATTGACCTTCGATTCGGAGATTGTTGATGTCATCGGTCTTGCTTTTTGCTTCTTTACCCACACGATAATGAGCACGGCAGCCACGGCCGTCACCGCCTAGGCATCCCTTATTCTCTTCAAATGCGTCATACAACACCGACACCTCACCCTGTGTGGCATCAACTCTAGCTAACCAATCTTTCACCACTTCTTTGATCACTTGCCCTCTGCTTTGATCGACATCAACGGACCGCTGAACATCGATTCTCAATATTTCAAGACTCTTCATTTGGTTTCTCAGTTCACTGATGTTGTTCTTGTAGAAAACAAGATAACCAAGATGACGTAGAAACGGAGGAATCAAAATCTTGCCCACTTCAGATATAGGTCCGGTGAGATCCATTGTAGTGATTCAGATAAAACAGAGGTTATGATTCCTGAAATCTGAATCAAGCTCTTGAAACTCACAGCAACCACCTGCTTGGACGACGTAATTAGTGAGAAAGCTTACCAAATGCTTAAAATTGCAAATAGGGGGGGAAAACAGAGCAATGGACTTCTTCTGTATGGAGGAACCAAGCAGGAAATGACACAACCTAAGGGTATCATGATTTCTCATCACCGACAAATAATCTACGTCCCCACAAATTTGATCATGCTTTGCTTGGATTCACATTGATGGCTTTCAATTGTGTCAAGTAATGCCTCCCTAACTCATTTGGTTTGAAACGGATAAAGGGGTAAAGTGTTTGTTCCCTCAAACTTGAACATGGTTTGCCTTGGATTCTCATGGATGGCTTTCAACTGTGTCAAGTAATGCTTTACTCATTTGGTTTGAAAGGGATAAAGGGGAAAGTGTTTGTTTTGCGCTCCAGCACTAAAgttggagaaagaagaaaccCCGCCTCTTTCTCATGAGAACAAATATTGTTTATTATGTACAGTACATCCACTATGGAATCTATAAGGCACTCCTCCTAGTAGTGGCACAAGAATGGCAATTTTGACCATTAAGATATCTAGCATATGATCTGGATTCACTAGTGTTAAAATTCAGATTCAAATTCGTTTCAAGGGAAAAGAATATGGCCTGTGTGGCTTCTATGCATAGACACAGAGGCACACAAAGTTGCCCCCCCATGAAAAGACGGAAATTCTGCCCAAGGTAATGTTTGGCCGCACTAACCGCACTCCAGACAGTGATCTCTTTCGTTTTTAATTATATACCTTCTTAATGTATTGGCATGCTGAATCTCAATGGTCCATTTTTAccccagaaaaaagaaaaggtccaTGTATCTCTTGCTTGTCTTGAATTTCTCCATGCTTTCTCTCACCACTTGACCAAATCCGTCTTCCTTTCCACACAATTTCAACCCCCATCGGATCTGTCACCAAGCACAGGCACAATTATGTGTATTATCCATGAATTCCATGGTAGATGAGCCCCGTCCAATAAAACTGGTCCCTGGTTTTTTAAAACAGTGGTAAACAattaaaaacagttttttttttttttttaaaatccttgCACGCCCTTGCATGAAACAAATAATCTATAATGTTTTatgattattttctttttctaagaATAAGCTTTGCTTGGATTTTCATGGACTGCTTGTGGCTTTGTGTCAAAAGTAATGCCTTGTTCGTTTGGCTTGAAGGAGAGATGAGTGGGCCAGGGTGCGGAAGGGATTAATTTCGGCTCCACTcaatttgatatgcattcttgtcgattttgcattctcagatgataaaagcATTTCTACACTTGAGAGGAAGTCATCTTCTCTCTACCCTGTCTTGACTCTTGAGAAAGTCTCCAAATAATAGAGATTACTGAGATCAGCATAGACG harbors:
- the LOC122658188 gene encoding putative disease resistance protein At1g63350 is translated as MMMMMTKENKAEKKTSVLLPNLRRLRIGDCSRLKHIFQMIMVADQGLSQLEEIKIYDCPALEEIFMKSNDDGENKSSKVVLPRLRVLQLIELPNFSGVCRGVGSVLHNYFPACERLSIYGCPNLKRLPVVVSPARSSTPRLRGIETEETWFNDLEWNEPISDELHLQERVKVEFLSRRPAWFS